A stretch of the Salmo salar chromosome ssa20, Ssal_v3.1, whole genome shotgun sequence genome encodes the following:
- the bin3 gene encoding bridging integrator 3 isoform X2 yields MTSSKTMSKAAVKISGDLLSNPLCEQDQAFLESMTALDTAMKRMDSFNQEKVNQISKTVIDPLKKYSSVFPSLNMAVKRREQALQDYKRLQSKVEKYEEKEKTGPIMVKLHQAREELRPVREDFESKNKQLLDEMPKFYHSRIDYFQPSFEALIRAQVVYFTEMHNIFSELTDQIDQAGLTDEQRERENEAKLNELRALSIVADD; encoded by the exons CGATGTCCAAGGCAGCAGTGAAGATCTCAGGGGACCTGCTCAGTAACCCGCTGTGTGAACAGGACCAGGCCTTCCTGGAGTCCATGACGGCGCTGGACACAGCCATGAAGAGGATGGACTCCTTTAACCAGGAGAAG GTGAACCAGATCTCAAAGACGGTGATCGATCCTCTGAAAAA gtACAGCAGTGTGTTCCCCAGCCTCAACATGGCCGTGAAACGAAGGGAGCAAGCGCTACAGGACTACAAGAGGTTACAGTCCAAGGTAGAGAAGTATGAAGAGAAGGAGAAGACGGGTCCCATCATGGTCAAACTACACCAG GCCAGGGAGGAGCTGAGACCAGTCAGGGAGGACTTTGAATCTAAGAACAAGCAGCTGTTGGATGAGATGCCCAAGTTCTACCACAGCCGCATCGACTACTTTCAGCCCAGCTTTGAGGCACTCATCCGGGCACAG GTGGTGTACTTCACAGAGATGCACAATATCTTCAGTGAGTTGACGGATCAGATCGACCAGGCAGGGCTGACTGatgagcagagggagagggagaacgagGCCAAGCTGAATGAACTGCGTGCTCTGTCCATTGTCGCTGATGactga